The proteins below are encoded in one region of Halocatena salina:
- a CDS encoding potassium channel family protein gives MEDDRDENGDRTGVEPGAVEYEPVGVKHLLSEMKDTAELLIDLSYSSVLFGSQSVAQEVLTLEQRMDVLQLKARMSLLMAARNPSDAEALAPVLGVVAATEKISDAAGDIAKIVTEEIGLPDAVRGALPEALETLVSIELAENSDLVGRTLGDRNLETETGVRVIALRRQGEWLLNPDRQTEPKAGDVLLLRGPEEGIDTVYTEVTGREYPTPDPPKMEIEDVGRAVDSIVLMKNMSELAVDLAYGAVLFDNRAVAREVRELEIEVDALQSRFEAWTLRAASRVDDTVSLRGLVHLAQSSEVISDAALEISDGVLRGLDTHPVVTAAVEESVEIITRLEIDPDSTLDDETLGDQLVSTKTGMRVIAVRRGTGENAEWIVSPGPDTRLKAGDVIIAKGTRAGSDRLEAMTSE, from the coding sequence ATGGAGGATGATCGGGACGAAAACGGGGATCGAACCGGCGTCGAGCCGGGTGCGGTCGAGTACGAGCCGGTGGGGGTGAAGCATCTCCTCTCGGAGATGAAGGACACGGCAGAACTGCTGATTGATCTGTCGTACTCGTCGGTGTTGTTCGGGAGTCAGTCGGTCGCCCAAGAGGTGCTGACGCTCGAACAGCGGATGGACGTGCTCCAACTGAAAGCACGGATGAGCCTCTTGATGGCGGCTCGAAACCCTTCCGATGCCGAGGCACTCGCACCGGTGCTCGGCGTCGTAGCGGCGACCGAGAAGATCAGCGACGCGGCAGGGGACATCGCAAAGATCGTTACCGAGGAAATCGGGCTGCCCGACGCCGTTCGTGGGGCGCTGCCCGAAGCGCTCGAGACGTTGGTAAGCATCGAACTCGCCGAGAACTCGGATCTCGTCGGCCGGACCCTCGGTGACCGTAACCTCGAAACCGAAACCGGCGTGCGGGTCATCGCGCTCCGTCGTCAGGGGGAGTGGTTGTTGAACCCCGACCGACAAACGGAGCCTAAAGCCGGTGACGTGCTGTTGCTTCGGGGTCCCGAGGAGGGAATCGATACGGTGTACACCGAAGTGACTGGCCGGGAGTATCCTACTCCTGATCCTCCCAAGATGGAGATCGAGGACGTCGGGCGTGCCGTCGATTCTATCGTCCTCATGAAGAACATGAGTGAACTCGCGGTCGATCTGGCCTACGGAGCCGTGCTGTTCGACAACCGGGCGGTCGCTCGGGAAGTCCGAGAGCTCGAAATCGAAGTGGACGCGCTCCAATCGCGGTTCGAGGCGTGGACGCTCCGGGCGGCGAGCCGTGTCGATGACACCGTCAGCCTCCGTGGGCTGGTGCATCTCGCCCAATCTTCGGAAGTCATCTCCGACGCTGCCCTCGAAATCAGCGACGGTGTGCTCCGGGGATTGGACACCCATCCCGTGGTTACTGCCGCCGTCGAGGAGAGCGTCGAGATCATCACTCGGCTGGAGATCGATCCCGACAGCACGCTCGACGACGAAACGCTCGGCGACCAGTTGGTGAGCACCAAAACCGGAATGCGGGTGATCGCCGTGCGGCGCGGCACCGGCGAGAACGCCGAGTGGATCGTTTCGCCCGGTCCCGACACGCGGCTCAAAGCTGGCGACGTGATCATCGCAAAGGGGACCCGGGCCGGAAGCGATCGGCTCGAAGCGATGACGAGCGAGTGA
- the nadC gene encoding carboxylating nicotinate-nucleotide diphosphorylase — protein MLIRRNQIEAWLAEDIGHHDVTNDVPGETRGRLVATEPAVVAGLDAATAVFEHLDTDLSVRSTVEVGTAVDPGTPVLTVTGPATAVLQGERTAVNVVAHASGVATRTRAAVDAAREVSSSVRIAGTRKTTPGLRGLEKRAVAAGGGDTHRLDLSHMVMVKDNHIAELGLERAIDRLSQRASFATQVEVEVETPADGARAADAGADVVLFDNMAPEEVEQGVSTLPDDVISETSGGITIDDVPAYAATGVDIISMGSLTHSAPARDFSFRTEQS, from the coding sequence ATGTTGATTAGACGAAACCAGATCGAAGCGTGGCTGGCCGAGGACATCGGTCATCACGACGTGACGAACGACGTGCCTGGCGAGACGAGGGGACGGCTGGTTGCTACCGAACCCGCCGTCGTCGCTGGGTTGGACGCCGCAACCGCGGTGTTCGAGCATCTCGATACCGATCTGTCCGTCCGATCGACTGTCGAAGTCGGAACGGCCGTCGATCCCGGAACGCCCGTGTTGACGGTGACCGGGCCGGCCACAGCGGTGCTCCAAGGCGAGCGCACCGCCGTCAACGTCGTGGCCCATGCTTCGGGCGTCGCAACGCGGACCCGTGCAGCTGTCGACGCCGCCCGAGAGGTGTCCTCTTCGGTACGGATCGCCGGCACTCGAAAAACGACACCCGGCTTACGCGGACTCGAAAAACGCGCCGTCGCTGCCGGTGGCGGCGACACCCACCGCCTCGATCTCTCCCATATGGTGATGGTGAAGGACAACCACATCGCCGAGCTGGGACTGGAGCGGGCGATCGACCGGCTGAGTCAGCGGGCGTCGTTCGCAACACAAGTCGAGGTGGAAGTCGAAACGCCAGCCGATGGCGCACGCGCCGCAGACGCCGGGGCTGACGTCGTCCTGTTCGACAACATGGCTCCCGAGGAAGTCGAACAAGGGGTTTCGACGCTGCCGGACGACGTGATAAGCGAGACCAGCGGTGGGATCACGATCGACGACGTGCCCGCGTACGCAGCGACAGGTGTCGACATCATCTCCATGGGTTCGCTGACCCACAGCGCGCCAGCCCGTGATTTCTCGTTCCGGACCGAGCAGTCATGA
- a CDS encoding VanZ family protein — MSKKRQLPLASSWVRYGLVVVIAVTICVFTVADAATVGLEADGGPVSHGPFGIDIGPLGWFETATYAHGMAYGGLTASLAYAVVAPTDSESQRRLVGCVVVAVVYGTVLELLQGNVASRSVETVDFLANTIGASLMGLCWWWLTDVAEFVPRTE, encoded by the coding sequence ATGAGTAAAAAGCGACAGTTACCTCTCGCGTCGTCGTGGGTTCGGTACGGGTTGGTGGTAGTGATCGCCGTTACCATCTGTGTGTTTACGGTGGCCGACGCAGCGACGGTCGGACTGGAGGCGGACGGAGGACCGGTCTCACACGGGCCGTTCGGCATCGATATCGGCCCGCTCGGATGGTTCGAAACGGCCACGTACGCCCACGGGATGGCGTACGGAGGTTTGACCGCGTCGTTGGCGTACGCGGTCGTCGCACCGACCGACAGCGAGAGCCAGCGGCGACTCGTCGGGTGTGTCGTCGTTGCCGTCGTGTATGGGACAGTGCTTGAACTCCTCCAAGGGAATGTCGCCAGTCGCAGCGTGGAAACCGTCGATTTTTTGGCGAACACGATCGGCGCGTCGTTGATGGGGCTTTGCTGGTGGTGGCTGACCGACGTCGCCGAGTTCGTCCCTCGAACCGAGTGA